In 'Nostoc azollae' 0708, the following are encoded in one genomic region:
- the devC gene encoding ABC transporter permease DevC, which yields MILNIPLAWLQLAKQKVRFFVALAGIAFVAVLMFMQIGFQDALYASATQVHKNLKGELFLISAQYKSLTSNQSFSRSRLYQTLGFSDIESVEPLYVQFAKLKNPISGRKYPIYVLGFDPVKPIFKSPELQEDFKLLQIPDQVFFDRASRPEFGPIAEYYQENKPMSLEIFSYLGLVGYKIKICGLFSLGPSFGVDGNLIVSSSTFMRIFQERDANKIDIGLIHLKPGTNPKQVLANLSAKLPKDIVVMTRQEFINFEKDYWTLRTPIGFVFNLMVFMGFVVGVIVVYQILYSNISTHFVEFATLKAMGFRNKYLLVLVFQQALILAILGYIPGFAISLGLYDLAKSATKLPITMDIEKALIVLTSAILMCLTSGFFSTNKLRKVDPADIF from the coding sequence ATGATTCTTAATATACCTCTAGCTTGGCTACAACTAGCTAAACAAAAAGTGCGCTTTTTTGTAGCTTTAGCAGGAATTGCTTTTGTTGCTGTTTTGATGTTTATGCAAATTGGCTTTCAAGATGCTCTTTACGCAAGTGCTACACAGGTACATAAAAATCTCAAAGGAGAGTTGTTTTTAATTAGCGCCCAATATAAATCTTTGACCTCTAATCAAAGTTTTTCTCGCAGTCGTTTATACCAGACATTAGGTTTTTCGGATATTGAATCTGTTGAGCCTTTATATGTGCAGTTTGCTAAGTTAAAAAATCCTATTAGTGGACGCAAGTATCCTATCTACGTACTTGGATTTGATCCAGTAAAACCCATTTTTAAATCACCAGAACTTCAGGAAGATTTTAAGTTACTGCAAATCCCTGATCAGGTTTTCTTTGACCGTGCTTCTCGTCCAGAGTTTGGACCAATTGCTGAGTATTATCAAGAAAATAAACCTATGAGTCTGGAAATATTTAGTTATCTGGGTTTAGTAGGTTACAAAATAAAAATTTGCGGCTTATTTAGTCTTGGTCCTTCCTTTGGAGTTGATGGTAATTTAATCGTCAGTTCTTCTACTTTCATGCGAATATTTCAAGAACGTGATGCTAACAAAATAGATATAGGCTTAATTCATCTCAAACCTGGTACTAATCCCAAACAAGTTTTGGCAAATTTATCAGCCAAATTACCTAAAGATATTGTCGTGATGACTCGCCAAGAATTTATTAACTTTGAGAAAGACTATTGGACCTTAAGAACACCAATTGGATTTGTATTTAACCTGATGGTATTTATGGGTTTTGTGGTTGGAGTAATTGTTGTTTATCAGATTCTTTATAGCAATATATCCACACATTTTGTTGAATTTGCTACTCTTAAAGCAATGGGATTTAGAAATAAATATCTCTTGGTCCTGGTTTTTCAACAAGCCTTAATTTTAGCTATTTTGGGCTATATTCCTGGTTTTGCTATATCTTTAGGACTGTATGATCTTGCTAAGAGTGCAACTAAGTTACCAATTACTATGGATATAGAGAAAGCATTGATAGTTTTAACTTCGGCAATTTTAATGTGTTTAACTTCTGGATTCTTCTCTACCAATAAATTACGCAAGGTAGATCCAGCAGATATTTTCTAA
- a CDS encoding DevA family ABC transporter ATP-binding protein yields MMQSNFILEITKLNHYFGTTKLRNQILFDVNLIIRSGEIVIMTGPSGSGKTTLLTLIGALRSVQEGSLKFIGQELFGVSNERLVQVRRQIGYIFQAHNLLDFLTARQNVQMSLELQSNISQWEAKIQSEAILNAVKLGNRINYYPSDLSGGQKQRVAIARALVSHPKLVLADEPTAALDSKSGRDVVNLMQELAKEQNCAILIVTHDNRILDIADRIIQMEDGRLIKQGTY; encoded by the coding sequence ATGATGCAATCAAATTTTATTTTGGAAATCACTAAGCTTAATCATTACTTTGGTACAACCAAGTTACGAAACCAGATATTATTTGACGTTAATTTGATAATCCGATCTGGTGAAATTGTGATTATGACTGGTCCATCTGGTTCGGGAAAAACGACTTTACTAACTTTAATTGGGGCTTTACGTTCAGTTCAGGAGGGAAGTTTAAAATTTATTGGACAGGAATTATTTGGAGTCAGTAATGAAAGATTAGTGCAAGTACGTCGTCAGATTGGTTATATTTTTCAAGCACATAATTTACTGGATTTCTTAACAGCCAGACAAAATGTACAAATGTCTTTAGAATTACAAAGTAATATTTCACAATGGGAAGCTAAAATACAGTCAGAAGCAATACTTAATGCTGTAAAATTAGGTAATCGCATTAATTATTATCCATCTGATCTTTCAGGAGGACAAAAGCAAAGAGTTGCTATTGCTCGCGCTTTAGTGAGTCATCCTAAATTAGTCTTGGCTGATGAACCTACAGCAGCTTTAGATAGTAAATCAGGCCGAGATGTTGTCAATTTGATGCAAGAATTAGCAAAAGAGCAGAATTGTGCTATTTTAATTGTCACTCATGATAACAGAATTTTAGATATTGCTGACCGAATAATTCAGATGGAAGATGGTAGGTTAATCAAACAAGGGACATATTGA
- a CDS encoding type I polyketide synthase, whose amino-acid sequence MAASNLEAALSQLQIEVSNCEKALFQMISERSNMSKNTNVINQINQQSQQTNIAIIGMASIFPKSKNLQEYWENIIQKVDCITDVPPSRWSIEDYYDPDPKAPDKTYCKRGGFIPDIDFNPMEFGLPPNILEVTDISQLLGLLVAKEAMEDAGYSESRQFNRERTGVILGVAIGRQLAVPLGARLQYPIWEKVLKNSGLSEVDTQKVIDKVKSAYVQWDENAFPGMLANVISGRIANRLDLGGINCVVDAACASSLGALKMAISELVEHRADMMITGGVDTDNSIFAYMCFSKTPAVSPGDKVKPFDVDSDGMMLGEGVGMLVIKRLEDAVRDSDRIYAVIKGIGSSSDGKYKSIYAPHSEGQIKALRRAYENAGYSPETVGLIEAHGTGTMVGDPTEFTSIKEVFGENNSQTQHIALGTVKSQIGHTKAAAGAASLIKTALALHHKVLPPTMNITKPHPKLNIESSPFYLNTETRPWISNRPRRAGVSAFGFGGTNYHVVLEEYENEHHHSYRLHNTAKSVLLFASTTQELLSRCEDIQRQLTSPEKEIHYQQIIRGSQSLKIPVNCVRIGFVTDSLTQAEEFLQISINQLRNKPEAESWEHPKGIYYRQKGIETTGKIVALFSGQGSQYLEMGREVVLNFPCLRETYIYMDKLLCEDGLKPLSEVVFPQPVFDQSQKQNQLETLQKTEYAQPGIGVFSAGLYKILQQAGFKADFVAGHSFGELTALWAGGVLSEEDYFFLVRERGKAMATPAESDAGGMLAVKGDINQLKELIKDFPQVAIANWNSQRQVVLAGKTAEITKVQNVLKEKGFSTFLLEVSAAFHTPLVSHAQKPFAQAIEKVTFNSAKIPVYTNLTGGFYPNEAPAIQKNLKEHLLNQVLFQQEVENIYKAGGYCFVEFGPKNVLTNLVKEILGDKPHIAVALNRNSTQNSDLGLREAVIQLRVAGVALQNIDPYQIETKIPEVNQKKVLNVPLNSTNITHKAQRAFAKALENGHRISANSPQLEPQPAVAETTITLPRIREDLEEEYSYGTDVNDVNHRNNSNLEKVAIQLPNYARVIDSLEHSLAEFTRQQRDIIHVHEQYLQNQTEYTKTFYELMQQQYKLLENGDINEYQAQTQQLAISSCERNMMRFHDHQADTLRIHEIYLNYQQDYANNYFQLLHKHYNFLFVTDDISVPQHHLVEETNGKTSVNRSGANISPSFAGEGLGEKLIFPPQQEEQLEENSNTITVIPTIPINIDTSTLGETLLSIVSDKTGYPVEMLDLSMDIEADLGIDSIKRVEILGELLELYPDLPKPNPEELGQLRTLGQIAEYIKTLVLDLLSQKVEVSGATTFPVQMLVAVPHQDVADEPQILESHPNVADTENLISSGEDDVKQSTGDQITQIVEKAPAIRIPADLSNVLLTIVSDKTGYPAEMLELSMDIEADLGIDSIKRVEILGGLLELYPDLPRPNPEELAELRTLGQIVEYMQHQAQGVTKLLTNEKEEFTSTELHPQILRSPATLKLLSQPDALDFIIPETDVILITDDGYSTTEELATSLIAKGVKPVVLSFPNIQSNLPAEINRVILTDWNEKTLQQQLSNIADDFGAVATFIHLNPVFSGSNEIEILILRHVFLIAKHLKTSLNEAATKSRSCFLCIARLDGEFGLGNTTNFSPISAGLFGLTKSLNQEWESVFCRSLDLSPDLDPQTSVKHILAEIHDPNLLVTEVGYSSKGRFTLVAEPSSLSLQSPIINPQSQVFLVSGGAKGITAQCVIKLAQQYQCTFILLGRSSRETEPVWAEDCENEAELKKRIMEYFQAQGEKPTPIMIQKKYHDISSQREIQNTLKAIAAAGGKAEYVSVDVTESIVLAEKIAPVVEYLGAITGIIHGAGNLADKRIEEKTIQDFETVYAAKVKGLENLLNCVPPSQLKYLILFSSVVGFYGNIGQSDYAIANEILNKSAHLIKHNYPHCHVVAINWGPWQSGMVSPELKKAFAERGIETIPLETGTQMLVEELINTYQENVQIVIGSPLVYIPTTLSSDLKTYRLKRQLTLKSNPFLHDHIIASRPVLPATCGLLWMANACEQIHPGFKAFSCNNFKVLKGIVFDENLSSEYTLAIQDIAKIENKEIELAAKISSINPEGKIRYHFSANVILKRQIDTALNYELLNLTLDEQFLITNQLLYQNRGGSLFHGITFQGVKSVLNASPGKLTIKCKLPQPTAQKQGQFPVQTFNPYIADVQIHALWLWIQHFHKVGCLPSEIQTFEQFAPVPFDETFYVTCEVKSKTESQVIADIITHNRQGKIYNRMIGAKGTILTKQIG is encoded by the coding sequence ATGGCTGCTTCCAACTTAGAAGCTGCATTATCACAATTGCAAATTGAAGTCAGTAATTGTGAAAAAGCTCTGTTCCAGATGATCAGTGAGAGAAGTAATATGTCGAAAAATACAAATGTCATTAATCAAATTAATCAACAATCGCAACAAACTAATATAGCAATTATTGGGATGGCTTCAATATTCCCCAAATCAAAGAATCTACAGGAATATTGGGAAAATATTATTCAAAAAGTGGATTGTATTACTGATGTTCCCCCTTCCCGCTGGAGTATAGAAGATTATTATGATCCTGACCCCAAAGCCCCAGATAAAACTTACTGCAAGCGTGGTGGATTTATCCCAGATATTGATTTTAATCCGATGGAATTTGGTTTACCTCCGAATATTTTAGAGGTAACAGATATTTCTCAATTACTAGGTTTGTTAGTAGCAAAAGAGGCAATGGAAGATGCTGGTTACAGCGAATCTCGACAGTTTAATCGTGAACGTACTGGGGTCATATTAGGTGTAGCTATTGGTAGACAATTAGCAGTACCTTTGGGTGCAAGGTTGCAATATCCAATCTGGGAAAAAGTTCTCAAGAACAGTGGTTTATCAGAAGTAGATACCCAAAAAGTGATTGATAAAGTCAAAAGTGCTTATGTACAGTGGGACGAAAATGCCTTCCCTGGAATGTTAGCTAATGTGATTTCTGGACGTATCGCCAACCGCCTGGATTTGGGAGGAATAAACTGTGTAGTGGATGCAGCTTGCGCCAGTTCTTTAGGTGCATTAAAAATGGCAATTAGCGAATTAGTCGAACATCGCGCCGATATGATGATCACTGGTGGAGTTGACACCGATAATTCGATTTTTGCCTATATGTGTTTTAGCAAAACTCCAGCGGTTTCTCCTGGTGATAAAGTCAAACCATTTGATGTAGATTCTGATGGGATGATGTTAGGTGAAGGCGTGGGAATGTTGGTAATCAAGCGGTTAGAAGATGCAGTGCGAGATAGCGATCGCATTTATGCTGTTATTAAAGGTATTGGCAGTTCTAGCGACGGTAAGTATAAGAGCATATATGCACCCCATTCCGAAGGACAAATTAAAGCCTTACGTCGTGCTTATGAAAATGCCGGGTATTCACCGGAAACTGTGGGTTTAATTGAAGCACATGGTACAGGAACAATGGTAGGAGACCCCACAGAATTTACCTCTATTAAAGAAGTATTTGGTGAAAACAATTCCCAAACCCAACATATTGCTTTAGGTACGGTGAAATCACAAATTGGACATACCAAAGCGGCAGCAGGTGCAGCAAGTTTAATTAAAACAGCTTTGGCATTGCATCACAAAGTATTACCACCCACAATGAACATTACTAAACCACATCCAAAATTAAATATTGAGAGTTCACCCTTTTATTTAAATACAGAAACTAGACCTTGGATTAGTAACCGACCCAGACGTGCTGGTGTCAGTGCATTTGGTTTTGGAGGGACAAATTATCACGTTGTTTTGGAGGAATATGAAAATGAACATCATCACTCATATCGTTTACACAATACTGCAAAATCAGTTTTATTATTTGCATCCACAACCCAAGAATTGTTATCTCGCTGTGAAGACATTCAACGACAATTAACATCACCAGAAAAAGAAATACATTATCAACAAATAATTAGAGGATCTCAATCTCTAAAAATTCCTGTCAATTGCGTGAGGATTGGATTTGTTACTGATTCCTTAACCCAAGCTGAGGAATTTTTGCAAATTAGTATTAATCAGTTACGAAATAAACCAGAAGCCGAATCATGGGAACATCCCAAAGGAATTTATTACCGCCAAAAAGGGATAGAAACTACAGGTAAAATAGTAGCTTTATTTTCTGGACAAGGTTCTCAATATTTGGAAATGGGGCGAGAAGTAGTACTTAACTTTCCCTGCTTACGTGAAACCTATATTTATATGGATAAGCTGCTGTGTGAAGATGGGTTAAAACCCCTTTCTGAAGTTGTATTTCCCCAGCCAGTTTTTGATCAATCACAAAAGCAAAATCAGCTAGAAACACTGCAAAAAACAGAATATGCACAGCCAGGAATTGGCGTTTTTAGTGCAGGTTTATACAAGATATTACAACAAGCTGGTTTTAAAGCTGATTTTGTCGCCGGTCATAGCTTTGGAGAATTGACAGCTTTGTGGGCTGGTGGTGTTTTAAGTGAAGAAGATTATTTCTTCTTAGTCAGAGAAAGGGGAAAAGCAATGGCTACACCCGCAGAATCTGACGCGGGGGGAATGTTGGCGGTAAAGGGTGATATTAATCAGCTAAAGGAATTAATTAAAGATTTTCCCCAAGTTGCTATTGCTAATTGGAATTCTCAGCGTCAGGTGGTTTTAGCTGGAAAAACAGCAGAAATTACCAAAGTGCAGAATGTTCTGAAAGAGAAGGGATTTTCTACATTTTTATTAGAAGTTTCCGCAGCTTTCCATACACCATTAGTATCCCATGCCCAAAAACCTTTTGCTCAAGCGATTGAAAAGGTAACTTTTAATTCTGCTAAAATTCCCGTTTATACAAATCTCACTGGTGGATTTTACCCAAATGAAGCGCCAGCAATTCAAAAAAATCTCAAAGAACATTTGTTAAATCAGGTCTTGTTCCAACAAGAAGTTGAGAATATCTATAAAGCTGGTGGTTATTGCTTTGTGGAGTTTGGTCCCAAAAACGTTCTCACAAACTTAGTGAAAGAAATTTTAGGTGATAAACCCCATATTGCTGTCGCTTTGAATAGGAATTCAACTCAAAATAGCGATTTAGGATTACGAGAAGCAGTAATACAATTGCGAGTTGCTGGTGTAGCTTTGCAAAATATCGACCCCTATCAAATTGAAACCAAAATTCCTGAAGTTAATCAAAAGAAAGTTTTGAATGTGCCACTCAACAGCACTAATATCACCCACAAAGCACAAAGAGCATTTGCAAAAGCACTAGAAAATGGTCATCGAATCAGTGCAAATTCTCCCCAACTAGAACCACAACCTGCTGTTGCTGAAACAACTATTACCTTACCAAGAATTAGGGAAGATTTAGAGGAAGAATACAGTTATGGTACAGATGTAAATGATGTAAATCATAGGAACAATAGCAATTTGGAGAAAGTAGCAATTCAACTTCCCAATTACGCCCGAGTTATTGATAGTTTAGAACATTCCTTAGCAGAATTTACTCGTCAACAACGTGATATAATACACGTTCATGAACAATATTTACAAAATCAAACAGAATACACAAAGACTTTTTATGAATTGATGCAACAACAGTATAAGTTGTTAGAAAACGGGGATATAAATGAATATCAAGCACAAACACAACAACTAGCTATTTCTAGTTGTGAACGTAACATGATGCGGTTTCATGATCATCAAGCTGACACCCTCCGCATTCATGAAATATATTTGAACTATCAGCAAGATTATGCCAACAATTACTTCCAATTACTGCATAAACATTATAATTTTTTGTTTGTTACTGATGATATTTCTGTTCCTCAGCATCATTTAGTAGAAGAAACCAATGGAAAAACCTCTGTTAATAGAAGTGGGGCTAATATTTCCCCTTCCTTTGCAGGAGAGGGATTAGGAGAGAAGTTAATTTTTCCTCCTCAACAAGAGGAACAGTTAGAAGAAAACTCAAATACCATCACAGTCATACCCACAATTCCCATTAATATTGATACCTCCACTCTTGGAGAAACTCTACTTAGTATTGTCAGTGATAAAACAGGTTATCCAGTGGAAATGTTAGACCTGTCAATGGATATTGAGGCAGATTTAGGAATTGATTCTATCAAACGGGTGGAAATATTAGGAGAATTGTTAGAACTTTACCCAGATTTACCAAAACCGAACCCAGAAGAATTAGGTCAATTGCGGACACTGGGACAAATTGCGGAGTATATTAAAACTCTAGTTCTAGACTTATTAAGTCAGAAGGTAGAAGTTTCAGGAGCAACAACTTTTCCAGTGCAAATGTTAGTGGCAGTTCCTCACCAAGATGTTGCGGATGAACCACAAATTTTAGAATCTCACCCCAATGTTGCTGATACAGAAAATTTAATTTCCTCCGGCGAAGATGATGTAAAACAATCTACTGGAGATCAAATAACGCAGATAGTAGAAAAAGCACCAGCAATCAGAATACCCGCAGATTTGAGTAACGTTCTCCTCACCATTGTCAGTGATAAAACAGGTTATCCAGCAGAAATGTTAGAACTGTCAATGGATATTGAGGCAGATTTAGGAATTGATTCTATCAAACGGGTGGAAATATTAGGAGGACTGTTAGAACTTTATCCAGATTTACCCAGACCTAACCCTGAAGAATTAGCAGAATTAAGGACATTGGGACAAATTGTTGAGTATATGCAACATCAGGCTCAGGGTGTAACCAAGTTACTAACTAATGAGAAAGAAGAATTTACATCGACAGAATTACATCCTCAAATTCTTCGCAGTCCGGCAACATTAAAATTGCTTTCCCAACCAGATGCGTTAGATTTTATAATTCCTGAAACCGATGTTATTCTAATCACAGATGACGGCTATTCTACTACTGAAGAATTAGCTACATCTTTGATAGCAAAAGGTGTGAAACCTGTAGTTTTAAGCTTCCCTAACATTCAATCAAATTTACCGGCGGAAATTAATCGGGTAATATTAACTGATTGGAATGAGAAAACTTTACAACAACAGTTAAGTAACATTGCAGATGATTTTGGTGCTGTAGCTACTTTCATTCATCTAAACCCTGTATTCAGCGGTAGTAATGAAATAGAAATATTGATTCTCCGTCATGTCTTCTTAATCGCTAAACATCTCAAAACATCACTTAATGAAGCAGCAACAAAATCACGTAGTTGTTTTCTTTGTATTGCGCGTCTAGATGGTGAATTTGGACTAGGAAACACAACTAATTTTAGTCCTATTAGTGCAGGACTATTCGGATTAACTAAGAGTTTGAATCAAGAATGGGAAAGTGTATTTTGTCGTTCCCTTGATTTAAGCCCTGATTTAGATCCACAAACATCTGTAAAACACATACTTGCAGAAATTCATGACCCCAATTTGTTAGTTACAGAAGTAGGATATAGCAGCAAAGGTAGATTTACTTTAGTTGCAGAACCCTCTTCCCTCAGTCTCCAATCCCCGATCATCAATCCCCAATCTCAAGTATTTCTTGTCAGTGGAGGTGCAAAAGGAATAACAGCCCAATGTGTGATTAAATTAGCCCAACAATATCAATGTACATTCATTCTTTTAGGTCGCTCTAGTAGAGAAACAGAACCAGTTTGGGCTGAGGATTGTGAAAATGAAGCCGAATTAAAAAAGCGAATTATGGAGTATTTTCAAGCACAGGGGGAAAAACCGACACCAATAATGATACAGAAAAAGTATCATGATATTTCCTCTCAGCGCGAAATCCAAAATACCCTCAAAGCCATTGCAGCCGCAGGAGGAAAAGCAGAATATGTGAGTGTGGATGTCACTGAAAGCATTGTGCTAGCAGAAAAAATTGCACCTGTAGTTGAATATTTAGGGGCGATAACTGGCATTATTCACGGTGCTGGTAACTTAGCTGATAAACGAATTGAGGAAAAAACAATTCAGGATTTTGAAACAGTTTATGCAGCCAAAGTTAAGGGTTTAGAAAATCTGCTAAATTGTGTACCTCCAAGCCAACTAAAATATTTAATTCTATTTTCTTCGGTGGTTGGTTTTTATGGTAATATAGGACAATCTGATTATGCGATCGCTAACGAAATCCTCAATAAATCAGCCCATCTTATCAAACATAATTATCCCCATTGTCATGTAGTAGCCATTAACTGGGGTCCTTGGCAAAGTGGGATGGTATCACCAGAATTAAAAAAAGCCTTTGCAGAACGAGGAATTGAAACCATACCCCTAGAAACCGGTACACAAATGTTAGTTGAAGAACTAATAAACACCTATCAAGAAAATGTACAAATCGTAATTGGTAGCCCATTAGTTTATATTCCCACTACCCTATCCAGCGACTTAAAAACCTATCGCCTAAAACGCCAATTAACATTAAAATCCAACCCATTTTTACACGATCATATAATAGCAAGTCGTCCCGTCCTTCCCGCCACTTGTGGATTATTATGGATGGCTAACGCTTGCGAACAAATCCATCCTGGATTTAAAGCCTTTAGTTGCAACAACTTCAAAGTTCTGAAAGGAATAGTTTTTGATGAAAATTTATCAAGTGAATACACTCTAGCAATCCAAGACATTGCTAAAATTGAAAATAAAGAAATAGAGTTGGCAGCTAAAATTAGCAGCATTAATCCAGAAGGAAAAATCAGATATCACTTTAGTGCTAATGTGATACTAAAGCGCCAAATTGACACCGCCCTAAACTACGAATTGCTAAACTTAACCCTAGATGAGCAATTCCTCATCACAAATCAATTACTTTATCAGAACCGGGGAGGTAGCTTATTTCATGGAATCACATTTCAAGGTGTAAAATCTGTACTAAATGCCAGTCCCGGTAAACTCACCATCAAATGTAAATTACCACAACCTACAGCCCAAAAACAGGGACAATTCCCAGTTCAAACATTCAATCCCTACATAGCTGACGTACAGATTCACGCCCTCTGGCTTTGGATTCAACACTTTCATAAAGTCGGTTGTTTACCCTCAGAAATTCAAACCTTTGAACAATTTGCACCTGTGCCATTTGACGAAACATTTTATGTTACTTGTGAAGTCAAATCCAAAACCGAATCACAAGTAATTGCTGATATCATTACCCACAATCGCCAAGGAAAAATTTATAATCGCATGATTGGTGCTAAGGGAACTATTTTAACCAAACAAATAGGATAG
- a CDS encoding ABC exporter membrane fusion protein — MVHKEKHSLTNPVSWLSITLAITTAITTATVSLYSLSKFNFESKSNVRVPIRNSTPIATAIAALGRLEPEGGIIHLSAPNSQGGGVRVAKLLVNKGDKIRQGQVVAILDSYTPNIAALGKAKQQVEVAQASVKRVEAGAKQGDIYAQKATIARLDAELRGETYAQKATIARLEAEFNNAEIEHQRYQKLYQHGAISASDGDTKRLRRDTLQQQLNEAKASLNRTVETLQKQLNEAQARLNSIVEIRPTDIQAAQADVNSAKASFKQAQAELDFSSIRSPIDGQILKINAWPGETIGNNGIAELGRTQKMYVVAEVYETDIKKVRLGQSVVITSDAFTGKIQGTVTDIGLQVGKQNIFNNNPGADTDNKIINVKIRIDKSTDNQRVAALTNLQVQVLIKV; from the coding sequence ATGGTACACAAAGAAAAGCATTCATTGACAAACCCTGTAAGTTGGTTGTCCATAACTTTGGCAATTACGACAGCTATAACTACTGCTACAGTATCTCTCTACAGCCTATCAAAATTTAATTTTGAATCTAAGTCTAATGTTCGAGTTCCTATCAGGAATTCTACCCCTATAGCGACTGCTATTGCAGCTTTAGGACGTTTAGAACCCGAAGGAGGAATTATTCATTTGTCTGCTCCTAATTCTCAAGGGGGAGGGGTAAGAGTAGCTAAACTTTTAGTAAACAAAGGTGATAAAATCCGTCAAGGACAAGTAGTAGCAATTCTTGATAGTTATACTCCTAATATTGCTGCTTTAGGAAAAGCTAAACAACAAGTGGAAGTTGCTCAAGCTAGTGTCAAACGAGTAGAAGCTGGTGCAAAACAAGGTGATATTTATGCTCAAAAAGCTACAATTGCTCGTCTAGATGCTGAATTGCGTGGAGAAACTTATGCTCAAAAAGCTACAATTGCTCGACTAGAAGCCGAATTCAATAATGCAGAAATAGAGCATCAAAGATATCAGAAATTATATCAACATGGTGCTATTTCTGCTTCTGATGGAGATACTAAACGATTGCGAAGAGATACATTACAACAGCAACTCAATGAAGCCAAAGCTTCCTTAAATCGAACTGTAGAAACGCTGCAAAAACAGTTAAATGAAGCCCAAGCTAGGCTTAATAGTATTGTTGAAATTCGCCCTACTGATATACAAGCCGCGCAAGCTGATGTTAATAGTGCAAAAGCTTCTTTTAAACAAGCTCAAGCAGAACTAGATTTCAGTTCTATCCGTTCTCCTATAGATGGTCAAATACTAAAAATTAATGCTTGGCCAGGAGAAACAATTGGTAATAATGGCATAGCTGAATTAGGTCGCACTCAAAAAATGTATGTAGTAGCAGAAGTCTACGAAACTGATATTAAAAAAGTGCGCTTAGGTCAATCAGTTGTCATTACTAGTGATGCTTTTACAGGAAAAATACAAGGAACAGTCACAGATATTGGTTTGCAAGTTGGTAAACAAAATATCTTCAATAATAATCCCGGTGCAGATACAGATAATAAAATAATTAATGTCAAAATTCGCATTGATAAATCAACGGACAACCAACGAGTTGCAGCTTTGACTAATTTACAGGTGCAGGTACTCATTAAAGTATAA